From the genome of Penaeus chinensis breed Huanghai No. 1 chromosome 37, ASM1920278v2, whole genome shotgun sequence, one region includes:
- the LOC125045704 gene encoding uncharacterized protein LOC125045704, translating to MAVLRRVQGIQELVGVCLERFKMATKYGGPILQRWLGSKSPLLPQQWFDIPIKITKTFRDIHSLDVIHNDIKTNNLCLEVTPDGIEVTLIDFGLFERRGKYLRLSGDWCADEYYLPEFFERRTSTASGGS from the coding sequence ATGGCGGTTCTGAGGAGGGTCCAGGGCATCCAGGAGCTAGTGGGCGTGTGTTTGGAGCGCTTCAAGATGGCCACCAAGTACGGCGGCCCTATCCTGCAACGCTGGCTGGGAAGCAAGTCCCCGCTACTCCCTCAGCAGTGGTTCGACATCCCCATCAAAATCACGAAAACTTTCCGGGACATCCACTCGCTGGATGTCATCCACAATGATATTAAGACCAACAACCTCTGCCTGGAAGTCACTCCCGACGGCATCGAAGTCACCCTCATCGACTTCGGTCTGTTTGAGCGAAGGGGTAAGTACTTGCGCCTCTCAGGGGACTGGTGTGCGGACGAGTATTATCTCCCCGAGTTCTTCGAGAGGCGGACATCTACGGCCTCGGGAGGCTCATGA